One window from the genome of Bacteroidia bacterium encodes:
- a CDS encoding zinc-ribbon domain-containing protein produces the protein MDKQIKCRDCGEIFEFTEGEQAFYAEKGFTNEPVRCPDCRRAKKAQYEARNNNNDN, from the coding sequence ATGGATAAACAAATTAAATGCAGAGATTGCGGTGAAATCTTTGAGTTTACAGAGGGTGAGCAAGCATTTTATGCAGAAAAAGGTTTTACTAATGAACCAGTTCGTTGCCCAGATTGTCGCAGAGCAAAGAAAGCGCAATATGAAGCAAGAAACAACAACAACGACAACTAA
- a CDS encoding group I intron-associated PD-(D/E)XK endonuclease codes for MDSKRLGMIGEAEVIAEFVKNQIPIYLPFGDNERCDLIAEFNGKLNKIQIKTSEKTSNGTITFELSSRRNNLTSSKKVRYSEEEIDYFALYNLERDSIYLIKIQDAPKETITFRFEETKNNQVKGIRMESDYLFEKVIMPADPDG; via the coding sequence ATGGATTCAAAAAGACTTGGAATGATTGGAGAAGCAGAAGTAATAGCAGAATTTGTTAAAAATCAAATTCCTATTTATCTACCTTTCGGAGACAATGAAAGATGTGATTTAATAGCCGAATTTAATGGAAAATTAAATAAAATTCAAATAAAAACATCTGAAAAAACTTCAAATGGAACAATTACTTTTGAACTATCTTCTCGTAGAAATAATTTAACCTCATCTAAAAAAGTCAGATATAGTGAGGAAGAAATAGATTATTTTGCTCTATATAATTTAGAAAGAGATTCTATCTACCTTATTAAAATACAGGATGCTCCAAAAGAAACAATCACTTTTAGATTTGAAGAAACAAAAAATAATCAAGTTAAAGGTATTAGAATGGAGTCTGACTATTTGTTTGAAAAAGTTATTATGCCTGCGGACCCAGACGGTTGA